Proteins found in one Triticum aestivum cultivar Chinese Spring chromosome 4D, IWGSC CS RefSeq v2.1, whole genome shotgun sequence genomic segment:
- the LOC123096182 gene encoding F-box/LRR-repeat protein 12, whose protein sequence is MEKEMMDNSIEGCISCLSDDCLLSIFNKLESESDKNAFGLTCKNWFKVRNIARKSLIFHFSFNAKEYKEHAQCLPKMLARSPYLKLISLAGLSELSDSALYEVGVSGTSLQSFSLYSCSGITDDGLAQVSIGCPNLVIVELYRCLNITDLGLESLSKGCHSLKSLNLGYCTVISDRGISSIFRNCRNICALIISYCRGVSGVGFRGCPSTLSYLEAESCMLSPEGMLDISSGGGLQYINLYNLRSSVGLDCLGGVGSMKKLRVLNLRMCRYLTDDSVVAIASGCPLIEEWSLAVCHGVRLPGWSAIGLNCNKLRILHVNRCRNICDQGLQALKDGCVRLEVLHIHGCSKITNNGLALFSIARPSVKQMVDEAMSIGPSIEDLFRLQ, encoded by the coding sequence ATGGAAAAAGAGATGATGGATAACAGCATAGAAGGCTGTATCAGTTGCCTTTCTGATGATTGCTTGCTTTCTATATTTAACAAGCTTGAAAGTGAATCGGACAAGAATGCTTTTGGGTTAACGTGTAAGAATTGGTTCAAGGTTCGAAACATTGCTCGAAAATCGCTAATATTTCATTTCTCATTTAATGCTAAAGAATATAAGGAGCATGCCCAGTGCCTTCCAAAGATGTTGGCCCGTTCTCCATATCTTAAGTTGATATCCCTTGCGGGGCTTAGTGAGCTATCTGATTCAGCTCTTTATGAAGTGGGAGTTTCTGGAACATCTTTGCAGTCCTTCTCATTGTACTCCTGTTCTGGTATAACAGATGATGGTCTAGCACAAGTGTCAATCGGATGTCCTAATTTGGTTATAGTTGAACTTTACCGCTGCTTAAATATCACCGATCTTGGTTTGGAAAGTCTTTCCAAGGGCTGTCATTCTTTGAAGAGTCTTAACCTTGGTTACTGCACAGTTATTTCAGATCGAGGGATTAGTTCAATCTTTAGGAATTGCCGAAACATTTGTGCACTTATCATATCATATTGCAGAGGTGTATCTGGTGTTGGATTTAGAGGTTGCCCAAGTACACTTTCTTACCTAGAAGCCGAGTCCTGCATGCTTTCTCCAGAGGGAATGCTAGACATATCGAGTGGTGGTGGACTCCAGTACATAAATTTGTATAATCTAAGGAGTTCAGTTGGGCTGGATTGCCTAGGTGGAGTTGGCAGTATGAAGAAACTCCGAGTTCTGAATCTGAGGATGTGCCGCTATCTTACTGATGATTCTGTGGTGGCAATAGCTAGCGGGTGTCCGTTGATTGAGGAGTGGAGCCTTGCTGTCTGTCATGGCGTCCGCTTACCTGGTTGGTCGGCGATTGGATTGAACTGCAACAAGCTAAGAATTCTTCATGTGAACCGTTGTCGAAACATATGCGACCAAGGACTGCAGGCTCTCAAGGACGGATGTGTGCGCCTTGAGGTCCTGCATATACATGGCTGTAGCAAGATTACAAATAATGGCCTGGCACTGTTCAGCATTGCTAGGCCTAGTGTGAAGCAAATGGTGGACGAAGCCATGTCCATTGGTCCGTCCATCGAGGATTTATTCCGGTTGCAGTGA
- the LOC123096181 gene encoding protein NLP2 — protein sequence MDENGTPDYSDGGSDMDLLMLSGFDDLDSFPELGAGPSFSDGILSSFSVSPAQQVTHISPSQPSVDAEEQGDVSITDGSDCSVSLASKEVMNVSASTVPKTVYGGVTLTERMLRALAMLKEASTAGPVLVQVWIPVRNGDHQVLTTSDQPFLLDERLTGYREVSRQFTFSATEGPGLFPGLPGRVFISGMPEWTSNVMYYNTSEFLRVDYAIRNEVRGSLAMPVFNSSGGSCCAVLEVVMTQEKDNFCSEMDNLSNALQSVQLSTVRARTHPQSLTRNQQSVLTEILDVLQGVCHTHMLPLALAWIPVCPNSSLNVSAEYGDQAIKFGLRKKDVLCVQESACYINDMRMHDFLRACAEHPLEKGQGVAGNAILSNHPFFSSDVREYDMHDYPLAHHARKFGLHAAVAIRLRSTYTGDDDYVLEFFLPLTCKVREEQQLLLDDISITMQRVCSSLRTVSDAELKENTTTMRSEIRCSSSDVSISSCNQIDVSSEVKINVLLENQIRNSVEQLADKKYAKFEPGTTSQNFENCSSTGKNVSLTVLQESTSDGLKIRSSTEKHVSLKVLQQYFAGSLKDAAKSIGVCPTTLKRICRQHGISRWPSRKIKKVNRSLEKIQNVISTVHGVDGVIKYDPATGCIVSSVSHTEEPPIMNVEHRSSDSLPTECRKFQPDYDAYQREHLGQAVPHKAQNEKRSETHINLNPGGLSRNSHFGRTSKGSECQDASNGSYLTKEMICPGGMEMWVEGAEQKNVLWNSVSMPQQCKIEIETDKSNAIVEQSLASSSSMTDCSSGGTSSDGTLKKCLKSRPVDGSNASIVVKAAYKDDTVRLKLLPSMKYQDLLEEIAKRLKLSVGAFQLKYKDDEDEWVILASDADLQECLDVLDTTGARIMKVQVRDVPCATGASSGSSFISGR from the exons ATGGATGAGAATGGGACACCAGATTACAGCGACGGGGGCTCGGACATGGACCTGCTCATGCTCTCAGGGTTTGATGACCTTGACAGTTTCCCAGAGCTCGGCGCCGGTCCTTCATTTAGTGACGGTATCTTGTCGTCTTTCAGTGTTTCACCTGCGCAGCAGGTGACACATATCTCACCTTCACAACCTTCTGTGGATGCTGAGGAGCAAGGTGATGTTTCCATTACTGATGGTAGTGATTGCTCTGTCAGTTTAGCCTCTAAAGAGGTCATGAATGTGAGCGCTTCCACTGTCCCAAAGACAGTTTATGGCGGCGTCACCCTGACGGAGAGGATGCTCAGGGCATTGGCCATGCTTAAAGAAGCATCAACTGCTGGGCCAGTCCTTGTGCAAGTTTGGATCCCTGTAAGAAATGGAGATCATCAAGTGCTGACCACCTCTGACCAGCCTTTCTTGCTTGATGAGAGGCTCACAGGGTACAGGGAAGTCTCTAGGCAGTTTACATTCTCAGCCACAGAAGGACCTGGTCTGTTTCCTGGATTGCCTGGGCGTGTTTTCATATCCGGTATGCCAGAGTGGACATCAAACGTGATGTACTACAACACTTCAGAGTTCTTGAGGGTAGACTATGCAATTCGCAATGAAGTCCGGGGATCCCTTGCCATGCCGGTTTTCAACTCAAGTGGCGGCTCTTGCTGTGCTGTGTTGGAAGTAGTCATGACACAGGAAAAGGATAACTTTTGCTCAGAGATGGACAACCTTTCTAATGCTCTGCAG TCTGTTCAGCTGAGCACTGTGCGAGCAAGGACACATCCTCAG AGCCTTACTAGGAATCAGCAATCAGTATTGACGGAAATATTGGATGTTCTCCAAGGTGTTTGCCATACACACATGCTACCTTTGGCACTTGCATGGATTCCAGTTTGCCCCAACAGCAGTTTGAATGTGTCAGCAGAGTATGGTGACCAGGCTATAAAGTTTGGTCTGAGGAAGAAAGATGTCCTTTGCGTACAAGAATCTGCCTGTTACATCAATGACATGAGAATGCATGATTTTCTCCGTGCCTGTGCAGAACACCCCCTTGAGAAAGGACAAGGTGTTGCTGGAAATGCAATTTTATCAAATCATCCCTTCTTCTCATCTGATGTGAgagaatatgatatgcatgattatCCGCTGGCACATCATGCCCGTAAGTTTGGTCTTCATGCTGCTGTTGCTATCAGGTTGCGTAGCACATACACTGGCGATGATGATTATGTGTTAGAGTTTTTCCTTCCACTGACGTGCAAAGTTCGTGAAGAACAACAGCTCTTACTTGACGACATCTCAATAACCATGCAAAGAGTATGCAGTAGTCTGAGAACAGTTTCAGATGCTGAACTGAAGGAAAACACCACAACAATGCGATCAGAAATAAGATGCTCATCGTCTGATGTTTCTATTAGTTCATGTAACCAAATCGATGTATCCAGTGAAGTCAAAATAAATGTGCTTTTAGAAAATCAGATAAGAAACAGTGTTGAGCAACTGGCGGATAAAAAATATGCTAAG TTTGAACCTGGCACTACATCTCAAAATTTTGAAAACTGCAGCTCAACAGGGAAGAATGTTAGCTTGACTGTCCTTCAGGAATCTACATCTGATGGGCTGAAAATACGCAGCTCAACGGAGAAGCATGTTAGCTTGAAAGTCCTTCAGCAATACTTTGCTGGCAGTTTAAAAGATGCTGCAAAGAGCATTGGTG TTTGTCCTACAACACTGAAAAGGATATGCCGGCAGCATGGAATATCAAGGTGGCCATCTCGTAAGATAAAGAAGGTAAATCGGTCACTAGAGAAGATTCAGAATGTGATAAGTACTGTACACGGAGTGGATGGAGTGATAAAATATGATCCTGCCACTGGATGTATTGTTTCATCTGTTTCCCATACCGAAGAGCCTCCGATAATGAATGTTGAACATCGAAGTTCTGATTCCCTGCCCACTGAATGCCGTAAGTTCCAACCTGATTATGATGCATACCAAAGAGAACATCTAGGCCAAGCTGTACCCCACAAAGCACAGAATGAGAAAAGGAGCGAAACCCATATTAACCTGAATCCTGGAGGGTTATCTCGAAATTCACATTTTGGTAGAACATCAAAAGGGTCAGAGTGTCAGGATGCGTCAAACGGTTCATATCTTACAAAAGAAATGATCTGTCCTGGCGGTATGGAGATGTGGGTTGAGGGAGCTGAGCAAAAGAATGTATTGTGGAATTCTGTTTCTATGCCACAGCAATGCAAAATTGAGATAGAAACAGACAAGTCTAATGCGATTGTTGAGCAAAGCCTGGCATCTTCTTCCAGCATGACAGATTGCTCCAGTGGCGGTACATCGAGTGATGGGACTTTGAAGAAATGCTTGAAGAGTCGACCAGTTGATGGAAGCAATGCGAGCATAGTTGTGAAGGCCGCTTACAAGGATGACACTGTAAGGTTGAAATTACTACCATCCATGAAATACCAGGATCTGCTTGAAGAAATCGCAAAGAGGCTGAAGCTATCAGTTGGCGCATTTCAGCTCAAGTACAAGGATGATGAGGATGAATGGGTGATTTTAGCGAGCGACGCTGATCTCCAGGAATGCCTTGATGTACTAGACACCACCGGGGCACGCATCATGAAAGTTCAAGTACGAGATGTTCCATGTGCCACCGGAGCTTCTTCGGGTAGTAGCTTTATATCTGGTCGATAG